The DNA sequence ATATATAGGACTCTGCTCAATCTCTCAACTGAAGCCCAACCCAAGCATAATTCAGttgggttattattattttcatggcTTGTTGGGCTGGTATTGTTAttgaatgcaaaaaaaaaaaacaaaaaaaaaaaaacaaaattataaattgaagtcTAAAGCTGTGTTTGGCTGTTAGAGTgaacttaactcatttcaaaccaattattgataagaaaaaagttaaattcatctctacctacttcatatattaaaatatatatctcaatCTTATTGACATTCGAACATATCTCAACAAGACCTATAacatattactatttataaattaattcaaatcatctgaaattaCCTCAGTAGAGCCTAAATACTCTCATTTCGAGAGTGCGAAGTCTAGGACATCGAGGTTTATCTGGATTTCTGAGGTGATTATGCGTTGAAGTTGTTGAAGTTTTAGACCTTATtttctctaaaagaaaattaaaaggtgCGGAGGGAAAGCTCagttagggcttgtttggattcacaagttatctcagctcatctcaactcatctcagctcatctcaactcatctcactactattcattactattcagaatctcaagtcatctcaagtcatcttcgaatccaaacatctccttagtTATTTCATCGAGGCACGAGGTCCATACCTTGCCCTCACTGCCACCACTGGGCCTAATAAATTTGAGCCAAGATctattatacattattttttgggcTGCCACGAATTTCCCACAAAGGCCCAACAGATCCACCAAGTTGATACTAAACCCGAATGCCATGACAACATTGACAAGGCCATCTCACAAGTGGACGTGAATTTTAATTCTGTTTAGGTAGAAGTTGGATTGCATATTACATTCCCTATCTCATATtcattacataatatttatgtaatattATCCATccattagtttttaattttaaaaataaaaacacaatcaCATCAatacaataagataaaaatgtagtatataataaattttcttgTATTGGAAAAAATTATCACAGTACGAATAATACTATTTGAATGATTTTACACTACACactatttatatgacataatttaatttttaaaatttaaaatttaaaatttatcttcgaAATCAAATCATGTAACGTAGATAGTACGTGGTGTAAATGCATTCAAATAATACTATTCAAGTAGGTTGATATTATCTAGATTCTAGACCATTAAACTTTCACCAAACTTGAAAATTTCATATGAAATGTCAAATGATCTAGATATGCATTGAACTCATAAGAAACTAGACTATTCAAgtcaaaatactttttattttctttacttttatatatttttttaatttacttggtTTGGGTTAGGTGTGAAATGCTcgctagaaaaaaaaaataaaaaaaagtatataatagTTTCGTCATTGACAACGTTTACAAAGAAGAAACACGTACACGTAGATTTATAGCCGTTCGTTGGACGACCGTTGaatttcatatgcaaaaatcatcattcattcatcagtTGGCTTGAACGGAACAACTCGGGCGACAAAGACAGGGGAGATCTAACTCGTAAGAATGACAGGTTTAATGACACGTATAAGCAATTATTCTCACCtcgaataataaaattaaaaaaacatagaggttattaaattcataaaaaattgtcTATATATGTTGATACAGTCTGTCCTCTTCAGTCTCTATCTACGTTACGTGTCATTACCATTTTCCACCGTAAGAAGCTCttgtttgaattgaaaaatatttcaatcaattccatctcatctcattattattatttttttaaattatcacataaaatataataaataatttaaattttttaaatttataaataaaaagaatattttatttaatttttaatttttataattcagtGTGTTTACCAATATACCTCCTACTTATATTTAAAGCGTgaaagcaattttttttcaataaaaatatatttgcgcCTGCTTTTGAAAACAAATGGCGACTTGTCCTTGCTTCCATtccaagtaggggtgtaaccggtccggttcggtccggttttggataaaatctaggaccgaaccggtatgtaccggttttgtatttttcaaaaccgattacgccccgattaccctcctaaaccggtacttccggttttaccggtttccggtccggtccggtccggttttccgattttttttaaatgtaaaaaacatataataaagtgttaattcttattataaaatattattaaaaatttaatatatatattatgcttaaagcatatgatcaattaaatttttatctttaagattaaacttttattttataaattataacaacattatcttatatataattatattaataacatatgatcaaataaattacaaatgttcatatttaagattaacattttatgttattatttataaattataatataaaattttttcatatatgatatataattatatatattatatataaaaatttaacatataattatatattatatatataaatattttgtataatatataaattaatttttatatttttttttccaaccggtccggttcggtccggtccggtcccaaaaactacggaaccggaaccggccggttttcataaaataggaaccggttccggaccggactggttcaaaaccggaccaaccggtccggtccgatccgatttttcggttttccggtttaaatttacacccctaattccAAGACTTTCCACCGAATTACGATTAGTTTTAGAAAGTGCAATTGGCAAACCCATCCAAAGGTGCCAGGTGGATCAAAATCTCAATGTCAAGACTagtatcaaaattaataaatcgaTTGAGACATTGCGattaattttttccaatttaaatttCTTGTTCCTATCATATCCGATCCAATTACTTTGATACTTTTTATCTGATTTTAtggtatattttaatttaacaaatGATTTGCTCGATTTTCTTGTTGAGGAAAAGATCTTAGaaataatctaaaaattttatggaaaaaattgatgaattttgGATGGTGAGacgataattttttgttttagatgaaagtttaaaatattattttttaatattattattgttttgagatttaaaaatgtttaattggaatttgaaaaaattgaattgtttattatattttgtatgagaatttgaaaatattataattatgaaacgATATGAGATAAGAATTGTGTGTCTCatctcacttgccaaacctaTAATAATCTCTGTCTATATAAGAGATTTTTTACAGCGACTGAATAGGAATGTTGTcacttaaaaaagttaaagttgAAAGAAATGTACGTAAGAGGAGGTAGGATAtaggggtgacaatatgtgaaACGATCCATTAATCCAATACAAACACGATACAATAATACTAGGTTTGAATTTAGTCTTTAACGGATTTGAATCAAAACAGATTGAtttgttaagacacgattgtttaacgggttgataacatGTCAATCCATTTTGACCcgttaaagaaaattaaagttacaattatatctttatacataaaaacaaaattattgagattttaatttcgatatttttattatttgaattgtaattttacacttgtagttagttttgtattttttttttatagatattgtgattttaacatttatataaaattatgctaaatttAATCAAATCAAACATGTTAATTTTGAGtatattcaactcatttatataaatggTCTGGTCGGATCAATTTCGTAGTATTTACTAACGAGTTAAAGTGGGTTGATACGAGACAACTATTCATGTTAATAGatcatgttaaaatttaaaattttgataagataaatttaacaaattgtattcgaattgatttatataatataatatatatatcttgacaGTAAGGAACAAACACGATTTGCATTTTGCCACCCTAATAAATTATTGGACTAGGATGTTATGTGACGGACCACATATTCCAGCACTCTTTTCCAAAGCATTTAAAACAATGGCTTTCTAGTAATGTCAGCTGGGATGCCGAACTTGGGAGAAAACAGCTCGCAGTTGTTTCTGAGTTGTTCAGAAAACGTCTCTTTTTTTGGCGGTTTTCTTGGGATTTTATTTGTTACGTTTCCTTGTATAATCTTTATCGAGTTTTCTTGTTGcacatattctttttttttgttctctcaaGAAACTCACGTACTTCATTCGTTCTAGATTTTTCTACCTACATCCTATCAGTCTCCGTAGTTCCTTGGATTTTCGGGAAATGGGGTTTCTCAGCACTTTCTTGGGAATTATTGGTTTCGGTTTTGGGATTCCTATTGGGCTCTTGGTGGggttcttcctcttcatctacTCTGATGCCAAAGATGTGGAGGTAATATCTTTTACAGCTAAATGGTTTTTCCTATATAAAGAGTATGGCATTAAACCACCGACTATTTTTTATGGTCTAAGAATCTGTTGCAAGTTTGCAATAACACTGGAGAAATCTCCttgcttttttacttttttttcatgaaGTTTACTGAGCCCGGTTTCTCTGTTTTACATCTTTTTGGATCAATCTAATTGAAAATCTCTGGACTTATAAATTACCAAGCTTGTGTTAGttgtttgctttgtttgaatACTATTTCGATGGATGATGGATATCTAAATTTCCAAAAATCACGAAtgtaattctaattttatcTCCTCTCAAAATGAGTGTTGTCTTCCTGTTCATTCAGCTCATGTCGTGAAATTGTTCGGTGGGAACCTTATAATTTGGCTTCATTATTATCTCGGAACTTTTGTTGAAGGCATTGAATTATcagggttatatatatatgcgatgttttcatcttatattttgtaatgatcGTTCGTTTCCTGGTTTCTTTAATCTGTTGTTTTTCTGCAAAGTAATTATACTGATCATATTTTGTTCAAACCTGACTGAGATCACCATTCATTTCATGGTTTTTTCTTGACTTTTTAGTCCTAGACTCCTATGTTAATATTCGTATAAATCCTGGACTTTGTAGTTCCCTTGAAATTTATGCCGCTATGACATCATTTATATGGTTGGCCAGAAATGTCAACTGGCTTTGTTGATGAGAAGAGATCCTTATGAAAAGTATGTAAATTGGGCATGCCCCCATTGAGAACGAAGTATGCGGTGCATCCAAAGATTGACATTTTGTGGAAGAGAGTTATGAATTTTAAACCCTGAATTCAATTCTTTATTGAAACTCTTATAAGACACAAAACTAGTAAAATCAATTAGCAAATACATCAACATGACTGTATGGGATGCTTTAATTTTTCACAATGAAGTGAATGGTTTCACTTTGTGTTTCATTTCTCTTAAAGGCAAAAACATGTACTTTATATAATGTTGTCGCTGCAGGAATAGGAACAACCGTATAAAAGTTAGGCTCGGAAATGAACCTGAGCATAAAATGGAGACAAATCCATTTTTGAATTACTAGAAACAAAATGAAGTCATTCAAAATTCTGTTCAACTAATGCAACGGTTTCTTTCCACGAGATGTCAAAAATGCCATCTTAGAGTCATGTAAAGTAAAAGTGCTGAGTCCCTGTgtttttttatccatttttttatttatttagagtaTGATTGTCTTCTCTGGAGAAGTTAGTCATGTAGTTCTAAGAATTGTTTCCCCAAAATTTTAATGTAATCTGGTGTTCTGTAGAGTAATAATAAGTTCCTAAGTATgtttatgggaaaaaaaaaagttcaattgaGTTTTCCATAATGCTTCAATAATTCAAAATAGTTAATGTTGCAGGATCCAGTTACCAGGCCACTCTATGAGTTAGATTCAAGTGCTTTACAAGATATTATTCCTGAAATTCCATTCTGGGTGAAGAACCCTGATTATGATCGAGTTAGTATTGCCATACAGCCATCTTAGAACTTTTATTCCTCTTTCTGTGGTtgttcttaaaattaattaaatttcattagcATGTTGATCATTTGCACAATTGTGCAGGTAGACTGGTTAAACAAATTTATCTCTGATATGTGGCCTTACCTTGATAAGGTAATATCCTATCTCATAACCTTTTTGGCTTTCTGTTAGAGTCTGCGACTGAGTAATTTTCGATGTCTAGGCAATTTGCAGTGCGATTAGAACCACAGCACAACCTATATTTGCAGAGTACATTGGGAAATATCATATTAAAGCAATTGAGTTTAAGAATCTTAGTCTCGGAACTCTTCCTCCTGCAATATATGGTGAGTCTAATTCTATTGATTTATCTATCCAGTACATTTTACGctctctttcaaaattttaaattcatcaGTGTTTGAGGAGTTTAGGTTGTGATCTAtccattatattatttaaattgcttcAAGAATCCTACATGTATCTTCCATGAACTATGATTTGACTTAGAATGAGAATATATCTCTATGGCtggtttttgtttaaataaattcaattcatACACGTGGTGATGCCTATTAAATTGAAGCCACAATCATCAATGCTAGGGTTCATCTGGCATTTGAGATTTCTAGGGAATATTTTGTGGAAGAACTTTCATGCCTTTGATGACGACATATTTTGAACCAACAGAAGTTAGAGAAATGACATTGAGTCGGGGAAAACTTCTGCATTGTACCAAGGGAGAAAGCAagcataaaacatcatttaataattgttaaaaataatttaggtGTGAATTATCcttcacaattttttatatatctgttGATTATTAGTACGTGCAACATGCAACATTAGGTTGCTccctatatataaaattcacatattACACGAGGCTTTCATAAACTTTGGACAAAGCAGATGACATACaggattttaatttcaactatCAACATTCACTAGGACATAGCAAGCATTTAATGGGTAGTGCACCACATTTAATAGCTCTTCAATTAttcattttgatttattttatactcCAGGTCTTAAAGTCTACGAGACTAATGAGAAGGAACTGGTCATGGAACCGGCAGTCAGATGGGCTGGCAATCCCAATATAGTTTTGCGATTGAAAGTATTGTCTCTAGAAATAACAGTTCAGGTCAGAAGAGGCTAAAGGCATGCTTCTTAACCAACACGTGTGTCTGTGTACCTTTCATAAATTTGACTATGTTTCTTTCAGTTGGTGGATTTACAGATATTTACTTTACCACGGATAGTTTTGAAGCCTCTCGTGCCTACCTTTCCATGTTTTTCAAGCATTGTGTTATCTTTGATGGAGAAAGTAAGTAGGATCATTTTGCACattgaatatatttttcccttgaattttCTTAATCTAAAGGTGAATGGATATTATTGCTTTTTAACTAAGGTGACTGATAAGAATCATTCGGGTGTGatgatttttcttaattatctGCAGCCGCatttagattttggaataaatGTATTGGGAGGTGACGTTATGTCCATACCCGGCCTCTACAGATATGTTCAGGTGCTGCACTAGTAAGTCCTCTACTAGGCATTATTTTTTAGTGACTTTCTAAAATTGGATCTTAGGCAGATAACTTGTGCAAAATCAGGGTATGACTATGGATTAACCAACTTTTCAATGTGCTTGCAGGAGACTATTAAGAAACAAATTGCAAGCCTCTACCTCTGGCCCCAAACACTTGAAATTCCTGTTCTTGATGCTTCAACGTGAGTTTATGTGGGATGACAGAGTATGCTTCATTAAATTAGTCATTTCCGTTCCTAAATATTTGTTTGTtcagaaaaaaatatgtttttgtgAAATTGAATAACGATGGTTGAGTTTCTCTACCCCATATTTCATGCCTGGGTAGTTGACTCCATTGAGTATGAGCCTCAAGCTGTTTCTCTGTGTACGTTAAAATCTCATCTGGTGACCTGAATTTTCCAAGTGGACTTAGTGTAATTTCCTGTCAGTAAGGTTCATACAGAAGAAGTagaagtaataatattaatttatcttcttttttttttttttgtcttcctATAGAGCGGCCATAAAAAAGCCCGTGGGGATTTTACATGTGAACGTTGTTCGAGCtcttaaacttttgaaaaaggACATCTTGGGGACGTCTGATCCTTATGTCAAGCTCAGCCTTAGTGGAGAGAGGCTCCCTGCAAAGAAAACCACCGTCAAGAAGAACAACTTGAATCCTGAGTGGAATGAGAAGTTCAAGCTTATTGTGAAGGAACCTGATACTCAAGTTCTTCAATTAGAAGTGTATGACTGGGACAAGGTTTTTTCCCTGCTCTCTGTGTTTAGTTGcttagaaaataaaggaaagagaTCCAACTATGTTGAATACTTGTTGTCAGGTGCAGCAGCTTGGCTCAAGCCATAATAGAATTGAAACTAAAATCTAAActtcaaatcttttttcttcatttatatAATGTGCAAATGAAGCCTTATGTGCGGCTCTGTCTTTTGCAAGATGTCAGGCATGTTTGACGTTTGTAGTTACTATTATGCCCTGATAGTTTGAATGGATGAGAAATAATgaatccatttttttaatttaatattttaacaaaaccTGAATTCAAGGAAGAAAGAATCCAAATAATTACCATAAATCATGATGCAGTTTTGCTAAAGTGCACTTGAAGCTTGGATATGTATTTCTATAGAAAGCATATGTGAAGCAGTCCATATAAAGGTCAGAACACACATACTTTTTCTGACATATTAGAGAAGCAttctttagaataaaaaatcgagatcactattttttaaaagaaactgCAACGAATACCTGgcctttattttgttttgtatttatctAGCATCTAGAAATACCATCCAAACGTGTCTAGTTGAGCCTTGCACTTGTGATGAGGATTAGTTCCAGGCTTcaaatatgttattattttcttctccgCGTTCTTCACAGGTTGGTGGACATGACAGGCTGGGAATGCAGCTAGTTCCACTGAAACTGCTTACACCCTATGAGGCAAAAGAATTTAAGCTTGATTTGCTCAAGCACACAAACATTACTAATCCTCAAAACCAGAAAAAGAGAGGGCAAATTCAGGTGGAGATGAATTTTGTTCCTTTTAGGGAAGACAGTGCTAAGTTTAGTGGGCCACTGAATGGATATGGAAGAAAGGAAAGCAGATTTAGTAGAGCCCGTGATGATGAGGTGGAGGCTGGAGCAGGTTTACTTTCAGTAACTGTCCAAGGAGCAGAGGATGTAGAGGGGGAGCGCCACAATAATCCTTATGCCTTGGTTCTCTTTAGAggagaacaaaagaaaacaaaggtgAAAATTTCTTTTAGCCAATGTTGCATGGATATCGACACAATTCATATTGCAAGTTGTATTTAGAAGCctagaataataaaattcacGGCAAAACAGTCTGGTTTTTG is a window from the Juglans regia cultivar Chandler chromosome 7, Walnut 2.0, whole genome shotgun sequence genome containing:
- the LOC108997015 gene encoding synaptotagmin-3 isoform X3, which codes for MWPYLDKAICSAIRTTAQPIFAEYIGKYHIKAIEFKNLSLGTLPPAIYGLKVYETNEKELVMEPAVRWAGNPNIVLRLKVLSLEITVQLVDLQIFTLPRIVLKPLVPTFPCFSSIVLSLMEKPHLDFGINVLGGDVMSIPGLYRYVQETIKKQIASLYLWPQTLEIPVLDASTAAIKKPVGILHVNVVRALKLLKKDILGTSDPYVKLSLSGERLPAKKTTVKKNNLNPEWNEKFKLIVKEPDTQVLQLEVYDWDKVGGHDRLGMQLVPLKLLTPYEAKEFKLDLLKHTNITNPQNQKKRGQIQVEMNFVPFREDSAKFSGPLNGYGRKESRFSRARDDEVEAGAGLLSVTVQGAEDVEGERHNNPYALVLFRGEQKKTKMIKRTRDPIWDEEFQFMLEEPPLHQKIHIEVKSKRTGISFRSKESLGHVEINLTDVVHNGRINEKYHLINSKNGVIHVEIRWKTV
- the LOC108997015 gene encoding synaptotagmin-3 isoform X1, whose protein sequence is MGFLSTFLGIIGFGFGIPIGLLVGFFLFIYSDAKDVELMLQDPVTRPLYELDSSALQDIIPEIPFWVKNPDYDRVDWLNKFISDMWPYLDKAICSAIRTTAQPIFAEYIGKYHIKAIEFKNLSLGTLPPAIYGLKVYETNEKELVMEPAVRWAGNPNIVLRLKVLSLEITVQLVDLQIFTLPRIVLKPLVPTFPCFSSIVLSLMEKPHLDFGINVLGGDVMSIPGLYRYVQETIKKQIASLYLWPQTLEIPVLDASTAAIKKPVGILHVNVVRALKLLKKDILGTSDPYVKLSLSGERLPAKKTTVKKNNLNPEWNEKFKLIVKEPDTQVLQLEVYDWDKVGGHDRLGMQLVPLKLLTPYEAKEFKLDLLKHTNITNPQNQKKRGQIQVEMNFVPFREDSAKFSGPLNGYGRKESRFSRARDDEVEAGAGLLSVTVQGAEDVEGERHNNPYALVLFRGEQKKTKMIKRTRDPIWDEEFQFMLEEPPLHQKIHIEVKSKRTGISFRSKESLGHVEINLTDVVHNGRINEKYHLINSKNGVIHVEIRWKTV
- the LOC108997015 gene encoding synaptotagmin-3 isoform X2; amino-acid sequence: MGFLSTFLGIIGFGFGIPIGLLVGFFLFIYSDAKDVEDPVTRPLYELDSSALQDIIPEIPFWVKNPDYDRVDWLNKFISDMWPYLDKAICSAIRTTAQPIFAEYIGKYHIKAIEFKNLSLGTLPPAIYGLKVYETNEKELVMEPAVRWAGNPNIVLRLKVLSLEITVQLVDLQIFTLPRIVLKPLVPTFPCFSSIVLSLMEKPHLDFGINVLGGDVMSIPGLYRYVQETIKKQIASLYLWPQTLEIPVLDASTAAIKKPVGILHVNVVRALKLLKKDILGTSDPYVKLSLSGERLPAKKTTVKKNNLNPEWNEKFKLIVKEPDTQVLQLEVYDWDKVGGHDRLGMQLVPLKLLTPYEAKEFKLDLLKHTNITNPQNQKKRGQIQVEMNFVPFREDSAKFSGPLNGYGRKESRFSRARDDEVEAGAGLLSVTVQGAEDVEGERHNNPYALVLFRGEQKKTKMIKRTRDPIWDEEFQFMLEEPPLHQKIHIEVKSKRTGISFRSKESLGHVEINLTDVVHNGRINEKYHLINSKNGVIHVEIRWKTV